The following proteins are co-located in the Spirosoma montaniterrae genome:
- a CDS encoding SusC/RagA family TonB-linked outer membrane protein, producing MKRNCTRHHQLIRYGLLLSLLGWPLFGSAQLLLANNRTRQTLPDAPATQRTQSLRQVLKGLETRYNIRFGYDSRLLDGKPAVIMPVADNLSQALVQLLTPLNLTYEAVSDKLIILRDGPVAATNQPAPQDRRITGRVTATDNSQALPGVSVTLKGTNRGTTTDADGQYSMNIPDQGGTLVFSFVGYLSQEVAVGNRNAVDVNLAPDTRALNEVVVVGYGTAQQRDLTSAITSLKSRDLQNQPVTSPDALLQGKAAGVQVVQNSGTPAGEIFIRIRGTASLLGETRPLYVVDGVPLNNFGGTVLDAGGQRQSALADINPNDIESIDILKDAAAAAIYGARGSNGVVLITTKRGRSGKARFNFDAYTGVQSVTKKLDLLNGDQFVELLRESLTNRGRNPLTEFPFSEVKPTGINTNWQDEIFRTAPISNYNLSVAGGNDKVSTFASLGYFRQQGTVIGQDYKRYNLRINLDYQATDRLKIGTSTLLSNALQNRVANDFSGFSILANALTRNPNLPVRNPDGTYPLDPLLNENPVMLANDILAQSNQKRVIANLYAEYRILNNLTFRTTFGIDNLDDRQERFVPSYVIARNGRAEALAVDADQFTYVTDNTLTYRKQFGDHTLSVLGGFGFQRSQSNFLQAGGQTAGSNIIKTIAIADPYIPLHNISEWALLSYFGRASYNYKDKYLADASFRVDGSSRFGANKRYGVFPALSVGWRVSEEPFLKGSSVVNDLKIRAGYGVTGNQEGLGGDYPALALYGTGRNYDGNPGIGQANIPNPELGWESTAAANVGVDVSVLNNRIAFTAEAYLKRTTDLIFERQLPWTSGFGGIGNANIGAMENRGLEFTLNTRNLTGAFKWTTNFNISFNRNRITALPNNGRLGSDFIFKLPDAYGVEGPYSIYRIGESVGNFYGYRFFGVYATDEDVPRIPDTPDRRVTDLYERGVRGGEASFQDVNNDGFISRNDDRVLIGNALPLHIGGITNTFSYKGFELSAVINWSYGNSIYNMTRGVLTGMIEDLNQSTEVLTRWRKSGDVTNVPKALYGSNSLSGAAPTDVSSRYLEDGSFLRFRNITLSYNLPQPLINRAGLSNARLYVSGQNLITITNYSGFDPESQNTGGGRIPSLGVDYLTQPQARVVTFGLSVGF from the coding sequence CGGCAGGTGCTAAAAGGGCTGGAAACCCGCTATAACATCCGGTTTGGCTACGATAGTCGCCTGCTCGATGGCAAACCCGCCGTGATTATGCCCGTTGCCGATAATCTCAGTCAAGCCCTCGTTCAACTGCTGACGCCCCTCAACCTGACTTACGAAGCCGTTAGCGACAAACTGATTATTCTGCGCGATGGTCCCGTAGCCGCAACCAATCAACCGGCCCCGCAGGACCGGCGCATTACGGGTCGCGTTACGGCTACCGACAATAGCCAGGCATTGCCCGGTGTGAGTGTCACGCTGAAAGGCACCAACCGGGGTACCACCACCGACGCCGATGGGCAGTATTCGATGAACATTCCTGACCAGGGTGGTACGCTCGTATTTTCGTTCGTGGGGTATCTGTCGCAGGAAGTGGCCGTGGGCAACCGCAACGCAGTCGATGTGAATCTGGCCCCCGACACCCGCGCCCTCAACGAAGTGGTGGTAGTGGGCTATGGCACCGCCCAGCAGCGCGACCTGACCAGTGCCATTACGTCGTTGAAATCGCGCGATTTGCAGAACCAGCCCGTTACCAGTCCCGATGCGCTTTTACAGGGTAAAGCGGCTGGTGTTCAGGTAGTTCAGAACTCCGGTACTCCGGCGGGTGAAATCTTTATTCGTATTCGGGGAACAGCTTCGTTGCTGGGCGAAACCCGGCCTCTGTACGTGGTCGATGGCGTGCCGCTCAACAACTTCGGTGGTACGGTGCTCGACGCGGGCGGGCAGCGGCAATCGGCATTGGCTGACATCAATCCGAACGATATTGAAAGCATCGACATCCTGAAAGATGCAGCCGCAGCCGCCATTTACGGCGCACGGGGCAGCAACGGCGTGGTGCTGATTACGACCAAGCGGGGCCGTTCGGGTAAAGCACGGTTCAACTTCGACGCCTACACGGGTGTGCAGAGCGTAACCAAAAAACTCGATCTGCTCAATGGCGATCAGTTTGTGGAACTGCTACGCGAATCGCTCACCAACCGGGGCCGTAATCCGCTCACCGAGTTTCCGTTCAGCGAGGTAAAACCCACTGGCATCAACACCAACTGGCAGGACGAGATTTTCCGCACGGCACCCATCAGTAACTACAATCTGTCGGTAGCAGGCGGCAACGACAAAGTCAGCACGTTTGCATCGCTGGGTTATTTTCGGCAACAGGGTACGGTAATTGGTCAGGATTACAAACGGTATAACCTGCGCATCAACCTCGATTACCAGGCTACTGACCGGCTCAAAATCGGCACCAGTACGTTGTTGAGCAATGCCCTCCAAAATCGCGTTGCCAACGATTTCAGCGGCTTTTCGATTTTGGCGAATGCGCTCACGCGCAACCCCAACCTGCCCGTGCGTAACCCCGACGGCACCTACCCGCTCGACCCGCTGCTGAACGAAAACCCGGTGATGCTGGCCAATGATATTCTGGCCCAGAGCAATCAGAAGCGCGTCATTGCCAACCTCTATGCCGAGTACCGAATCCTGAATAACCTGACGTTCCGAACCACCTTCGGCATCGATAACCTCGACGACCGGCAGGAGCGGTTCGTGCCGAGCTACGTGATTGCCCGCAACGGACGCGCCGAAGCTTTAGCCGTTGACGCCGACCAGTTTACCTACGTAACCGATAATACGCTGACCTACCGGAAGCAGTTTGGCGATCATACGCTGTCGGTGCTGGGCGGGTTCGGGTTTCAGCGGTCGCAGTCGAATTTCTTGCAGGCGGGCGGGCAAACGGCTGGCTCGAACATCATCAAAACCATCGCCATTGCCGACCCGTATATTCCGCTTCACAACATCTCGGAGTGGGCTTTGCTGTCGTATTTTGGTCGGGCCAGCTACAATTACAAAGACAAATACCTGGCCGATGCCAGTTTTCGGGTCGATGGCAGCAGCCGGTTCGGGGCCAACAAACGCTACGGCGTATTTCCGGCCTTGTCGGTAGGCTGGCGTGTCTCGGAAGAGCCATTCCTGAAAGGAAGTTCGGTTGTCAACGACCTGAAAATCAGAGCAGGATACGGCGTTACGGGCAATCAGGAAGGGCTGGGTGGCGACTATCCCGCACTGGCCCTTTACGGCACTGGCCGCAACTACGATGGCAACCCCGGCATTGGGCAAGCCAATATCCCGAACCCCGAACTCGGCTGGGAATCGACCGCAGCGGCCAACGTAGGCGTCGACGTGTCGGTGCTTAACAACCGCATCGCGTTCACGGCAGAAGCCTATCTGAAACGTACCACCGACCTGATTTTTGAACGGCAACTGCCCTGGACGTCGGGTTTTGGTGGCATTGGCAACGCCAACATTGGGGCCATGGAAAACCGGGGGCTTGAGTTCACGCTCAACACCCGCAACCTGACGGGCGCGTTTAAATGGACGACCAATTTTAACATCTCGTTCAACCGCAACCGAATTACGGCCCTGCCCAACAACGGTCGGCTGGGGTCCGATTTCATCTTCAAACTGCCCGATGCTTACGGCGTTGAAGGCCCTTACAGCATTTACCGCATCGGTGAGTCGGTCGGTAATTTCTACGGCTACCGGTTCTTCGGCGTGTATGCCACCGACGAAGACGTGCCGCGCATTCCTGACACCCCCGACCGGCGCGTTACCGACCTCTACGAACGTGGAGTACGCGGGGGAGAAGCCTCGTTTCAGGATGTTAATAACGATGGGTTTATCTCGCGCAACGACGACCGCGTGCTGATTGGAAACGCGCTACCGCTGCACATCGGCGGTATTACCAACACGTTCAGCTACAAAGGTTTTGAGCTGAGCGCGGTGATTAACTGGTCGTATGGCAATAGCATCTATAACATGACGCGGGGCGTATTGACGGGTATGATTGAAGACCTCAATCAAAGCACCGAAGTGCTGACCCGCTGGCGTAAATCGGGCGATGTCACCAACGTACCCAAAGCCCTGTACGGCTCAAACTCGCTGAGTGGTGCGGCTCCTACCGACGTATCGAGCCGCTACCTCGAAGACGGTTCGTTTCTGCGGTTCCGCAACATCACGCTGAGCTATAACCTGCCGCAGCCACTCATTAACCGCGCTGGTTTGAGCAACGCCCGGTTGTACGTAAGCGGTCAGAACCTGATTACCATTACGAATTACAGCGGTTTCGACCCCGAAAGCCAGAACACGGGCGGAGGTCGCATTCCGTCGCTGGGCGTCGATTACCTGACTCAGCCACAGGCGCGGGTCGTTACGTTTGGGTTGAGCGTAGGATTTTAA
- a CDS encoding RagB/SusD family nutrient uptake outer membrane protein, producing MKTIYKLSLCAALLGVSGCADQLELAPPSAIVAPNFWKTAGDAEAGLMSAYSGMQNPMWQNFVTVPLVLADDVRANSGGNFTRHEGFVATPVHGNIQDVWRETYFAIHAANDVIANAPAINDPALNKDRVLGEAYFIRGWAFYQLTLLFGKIPLPLQPSKSATQDFNIKRSEVAEVYQQIFKDLLEAEKLLPTTHTNRARAAKGSARAWLAKAYLQQPQPDYTKALAECEEIMADTQYRLLPGTNYADIFTAGKQNTAETIFELSFRPSTATEGHGLDREFVPFQGADFRVRPTTNIINAFAASVGDLRAPVTLGLHNNNRYIKKYEQAPPTTTNRGLQACNVVFLRLADIVLLRAECLNELNRTAEAIPFLNQIRTRAGLAATTATTKAQVKQAIEDERFLELAFEPHRWYDLIRWNKAVGGVPNLTEANRARILWPVPSRELDLNPNLDQNPSY from the coding sequence ATGAAAACGATTTATAAACTGTCTCTTTGCGCGGCCCTGTTGGGAGTGTCAGGCTGCGCCGACCAATTAGAACTGGCACCGCCGAGTGCCATTGTGGCTCCCAACTTCTGGAAAACGGCGGGCGATGCCGAAGCGGGCCTGATGAGTGCCTACAGCGGGATGCAGAACCCGATGTGGCAAAATTTTGTGACGGTGCCGCTGGTTTTGGCCGACGACGTGCGGGCCAACAGCGGGGGTAATTTTACCCGCCACGAAGGGTTTGTGGCTACGCCTGTACACGGCAATATTCAGGACGTTTGGCGGGAGACGTATTTCGCCATTCATGCCGCTAACGACGTAATCGCCAACGCACCGGCCATCAACGACCCGGCTCTGAACAAAGACCGCGTGCTGGGCGAAGCTTATTTTATTCGGGGCTGGGCGTTTTATCAGCTCACGCTGCTGTTCGGAAAGATTCCGCTGCCGCTACAGCCTTCAAAATCGGCAACGCAGGATTTCAATATCAAACGTAGTGAAGTAGCGGAGGTGTATCAGCAGATTTTCAAAGACTTGCTCGAAGCCGAGAAACTGTTGCCCACTACGCACACTAACCGGGCACGGGCGGCCAAAGGGTCGGCGCGGGCGTGGCTGGCAAAAGCCTATCTGCAACAGCCGCAACCCGATTATACCAAAGCGTTAGCTGAATGCGAGGAAATTATGGCCGATACCCAATACCGGTTGTTGCCGGGAACCAACTACGCCGATATTTTTACGGCGGGCAAGCAAAATACGGCGGAAACCATTTTTGAACTATCGTTCCGGCCCAGCACGGCTACCGAAGGCCACGGTCTCGACCGGGAGTTTGTACCGTTTCAGGGTGCCGACTTCCGGGTGCGGCCTACGACCAACATTATCAACGCGTTCGCGGCCAGCGTCGGCGACTTGCGGGCACCCGTCACGCTGGGCTTGCACAACAACAACCGGTATATCAAAAAGTACGAACAGGCACCACCCACCACTACCAACCGGGGCTTGCAGGCTTGTAACGTAGTGTTTTTGCGGCTGGCCGATATTGTGCTGCTCCGGGCCGAGTGTCTGAACGAACTGAACCGCACCGCCGAAGCTATTCCGTTCCTGAACCAAATCAGAACCCGCGCCGGGCTGGCTGCTACCACTGCCACCACAAAAGCGCAGGTGAAGCAGGCCATCGAAGACGAACGGTTTCTTGAACTGGCCTTCGAGCCGCACCGCTGGTATGACCTCATCCGCTGGAATAAAGCCGTGGGTGGTGTGCCTAATCTGACCGAAGCTAATCGCGCCCGCATTCTGTGGCCCGTACCGTCGCGGGAGTTGGATTTAAACCCGAATCTGGACCAGAATCCGAGTTACTAA
- a CDS encoding mandelate racemase/muconate lactonizing enzyme family protein produces the protein MANRREFLTKASLLAVGSLAGVMPGYAAPTDIPTDITIKDVKGLVFQDGYDRGVYVRIEASDGTVGWGESSANGIRAVQTIINDLLKPQVLGKSPFDTEQLWEQMFWKNVDLGSGGILTYAVAGVDCALWDLKAKFLGAPVHQLIGGKFRDRVPAYAGFGIGGGKMSVDDAIKQAVKLGEKGFRTVKIRAQIREYNINPKDDPSLNYYTAIRKELPDSVNLFLDPNEGYTGYRAIEIGKRLEGMGMTIYESPCPNENLEDLATVVDALTIPVMAGEKCYTRWMVQDLIVKGKPDMVNTDFIKSGGITEGLKICHIAGLHHKPVVPHNTKPMQGSAATMQILASIPNCGPLVEYIEADKYKTICSIFDEGIEFKNGEMLLPKGNGLGLVINEKRAKALFKY, from the coding sequence ATGGCTAACCGAAGAGAATTTTTGACAAAAGCGAGCCTGCTGGCCGTGGGTTCATTGGCGGGCGTAATGCCGGGCTATGCGGCCCCAACGGACATCCCCACCGACATCACCATCAAGGATGTAAAAGGACTGGTGTTTCAGGACGGCTACGACCGGGGCGTGTACGTGCGCATCGAAGCCTCAGACGGTACGGTGGGCTGGGGCGAAAGCAGTGCCAACGGCATTCGGGCCGTGCAAACCATTATCAATGACCTGCTGAAACCACAGGTGCTGGGTAAAAGCCCTTTCGACACCGAACAACTCTGGGAACAGATGTTCTGGAAAAACGTAGACCTGGGGTCGGGTGGGATTCTGACGTACGCCGTGGCTGGCGTCGATTGTGCGCTCTGGGACCTGAAGGCTAAATTCCTCGGTGCCCCCGTTCACCAGCTCATCGGCGGTAAATTTCGCGACCGTGTACCGGCCTACGCCGGATTTGGCATCGGGGGCGGAAAAATGTCGGTCGATGATGCCATAAAACAGGCCGTCAAACTGGGCGAAAAGGGATTCAGAACGGTGAAAATCAGGGCGCAAATCCGCGAATACAACATCAACCCCAAAGACGACCCCAGCCTGAACTATTACACAGCCATTCGGAAAGAGTTGCCCGATTCTGTGAATCTGTTTCTCGACCCCAACGAAGGCTACACGGGCTACCGGGCTATCGAAATAGGCAAACGACTCGAAGGCATGGGCATGACGATTTACGAAAGCCCATGCCCCAACGAGAACCTCGAAGATCTCGCTACGGTGGTCGATGCGCTGACGATTCCGGTGATGGCTGGCGAGAAGTGCTACACCCGCTGGATGGTGCAGGACCTGATCGTGAAAGGCAAACCCGACATGGTCAATACCGATTTTATCAAGTCGGGCGGCATTACCGAAGGACTGAAAATCTGCCACATAGCAGGCTTGCACCACAAGCCCGTGGTGCCACACAACACCAAGCCGATGCAGGGCAGCGCGGCTACCATGCAGATTCTGGCGTCGATTCCCAACTGTGGGCCGCTGGTGGAGTACATCGAAGCCGACAAATACAAAACCATCTGCTCGATTTTCGACGAAGGGATTGAGTTTAAGAACGGTGAGATGCTGTTGCCCAAAGGCAACGGACTGGGATTAGTGATTAATGAAAAACGGGCTAAAGCGTTATTTAAGTACTGA
- a CDS encoding WD40 repeat domain-containing protein, protein MIKRLIFLALLPAAALAQEPIYNPDVPEVFPVWHRVADFAPALRSVESARISPDGRVAVSASKFGPAIRVWRVADGTLLWEKDQPSEVECVAFAPDGKRFVTGDEEFMVTVWDTQTGNIVKRFEVDSGLDGITWSHDGKLIAAGSEKGDVLFWNADTFAPMGKLNVGSTVNSLDFTRDDKRLAVAGNSQTPNPTTKKTDYFGFVRLIDVGRKQVIRSYDGPVGSIKSVRVSTDGRLVASGGFDNVARVHELETGKLLHSFAEPLKIEAVALTGDGNFLVTGGHQRKITFYRLRDGQKVLEQPSPRTEYLDFSADGRLLLTAHEDSGLLSLYLMQSNLQHQPDLYHKLEVKYLRNRDLKKR, encoded by the coding sequence ATGATAAAACGCTTGATTTTCCTGGCATTATTGCCCGCAGCGGCTCTGGCGCAGGAGCCGATTTACAATCCCGACGTGCCGGAGGTTTTTCCGGTCTGGCACCGTGTGGCCGATTTTGCGCCCGCCCTGCGTTCGGTAGAGTCGGCCCGGATTTCGCCCGACGGTCGGGTGGCGGTGTCGGCGTCGAAGTTTGGCCCGGCTATTCGGGTGTGGCGCGTGGCCGACGGTACGCTGCTCTGGGAGAAAGACCAGCCTTCAGAAGTTGAATGCGTAGCGTTCGCGCCCGACGGCAAGCGTTTCGTAACGGGCGATGAGGAGTTTATGGTTACGGTCTGGGATACGCAAACGGGCAACATCGTCAAGCGGTTCGAGGTCGATAGCGGGCTGGACGGTATTACGTGGTCGCACGATGGCAAGCTGATTGCAGCAGGTTCTGAAAAGGGCGACGTACTGTTCTGGAACGCCGATACGTTCGCACCGATGGGCAAACTCAACGTTGGTTCAACGGTGAACTCGCTCGATTTCACCCGCGACGATAAGCGGCTGGCCGTGGCGGGCAACAGTCAAACGCCCAATCCCACGACGAAAAAAACCGACTATTTCGGATTTGTTCGGCTTATCGACGTGGGGCGAAAGCAGGTAATCCGCTCCTATGATGGTCCGGTGGGGTCAATTAAGTCAGTACGTGTATCGACCGACGGGCGGCTGGTGGCGAGTGGCGGCTTCGACAACGTGGCCCGCGTGCATGAACTCGAAACCGGTAAATTGCTGCACAGTTTTGCCGAACCGCTCAAGATAGAAGCCGTAGCCTTAACCGGCGACGGTAATTTTCTGGTCACGGGCGGGCATCAGCGCAAAATCACCTTCTACCGCCTGCGCGACGGACAAAAAGTACTGGAGCAGCCCAGTCCCCGGACTGAGTACCTCGATTTTTCGGCAGATGGCCGACTGTTGCTCACGGCCCATGAAGACAGCGGTCTGTTATCGCTGTATTTAATGCAGTCGAATCTGCAACATCAGCCTGATTTGTACCATAAATTAGAGGTGAAGTACCTGCGAAACCGGGATTTGAAAAAGAGGTGA
- a CDS encoding XisI protein codes for MEKLTRYQDAVINFMRRYVAETSQEIYHDEVQRRVLIDRENNSFQLLSSGWRGNHYLFGPIFHFDLIDGKIWIQCNNTEREIVDELMADGVDRQDIVLGFVAPAARAFSGFAVA; via the coding sequence ATGGAAAAGCTAACCCGTTATCAGGACGCTGTTATTAATTTTATGCGTCGTTACGTAGCCGAAACCAGCCAGGAAATTTACCATGACGAGGTACAACGGCGGGTGTTGATCGACCGGGAAAACAACAGTTTTCAGTTGCTCTCGTCGGGTTGGCGGGGTAATCACTATCTTTTTGGCCCAATCTTTCATTTCGATTTGATCGACGGTAAGATATGGATTCAATGTAACAATACAGAGCGCGAGATTGTCGATGAACTTATGGCCGATGGCGTTGATCGTCAGGATATTGTATTGGGGTTTGTAGCACCAGCCGCCCGTGCTTTTTCCGGTTTTGCCGTTGCTTAG
- a CDS encoding XisH family protein, protein MARDLYHNNVRKALEKDGWSITHDPYSMRVEEVGYEIDLGAEMLIAAEKGTTKIAVEIKSFAGPSTINEFHKAVGQFNDYYVAMSIQDPERILYLAIPEDVWNRFFQKNVIQKSLERIGAKVIVYDPHQNKIVQWKS, encoded by the coding sequence ATGGCTCGCGATCTTTACCACAACAACGTTCGGAAAGCCCTCGAAAAAGACGGCTGGTCTATTACACACGACCCATATTCCATGCGGGTTGAAGAAGTGGGCTACGAGATTGATCTCGGAGCAGAAATGCTCATAGCTGCTGAGAAAGGCACCACAAAAATTGCGGTAGAAATAAAAAGCTTTGCTGGTCCTTCGACAATCAATGAGTTTCATAAAGCGGTCGGGCAGTTTAATGATTACTATGTGGCTATGTCAATTCAGGACCCCGAACGTATACTGTATTTAGCCATACCGGAGGATGTTTGGAATCGGTTTTTTCAGAAAAATGTTATTCAAAAGTCACTGGAACGCATCGGTGCTAAGGTGATTGTTTATGACCCTCATCAAAACAAGATAGTACAATGGAAAAGCTAA
- a CDS encoding mandelate racemase/muconate lactonizing enzyme family protein — translation MSTPRRHFLKSALLAPTLPALTGRESAPAVAPGVPLKIKDVRTIVLADRLTLVQIFTDQGVVGFGECSPMSAKIIAETVSVMRDTLLGEDPRNIEYLWERLYINTYKLEGRSAGIALSGIDLALWDILGKVANLPVHNLMGGAYRSVVPVYSTLFRESSPENMARRAQAAVASGFTTLKLQVATRWGFDAKPDTSIAVIEAVRKAVGDQIDLVVDANSGWSVPTAIRRCRDMEPYRISWLEQPTPERDLAAVAEICRATDIPMGFGEEEWSVWRFKDALVAGAADILQPDPIKSSGLTGCKKVAVLAEAFSKTLTPHNTSRHLGMAATLHLIAASPNARSPHECTILPDEAAAKPMDQNASRKTTEASFAPRASDAEDVLRRELLTEPFVVRNSALTVPTGSGLGVKLNVNVVKKYASGPVDITEQM, via the coding sequence ATGTCAACCCCCCGACGCCATTTTCTGAAATCGGCTTTGCTGGCTCCAACGTTGCCCGCGCTAACCGGTCGCGAAAGTGCTCCCGCCGTTGCGCCCGGTGTACCGCTGAAAATCAAAGACGTGCGCACCATCGTACTGGCCGACCGGCTGACACTTGTCCAGATTTTTACCGATCAGGGTGTGGTGGGTTTTGGCGAGTGCAGCCCTATGAGCGCGAAAATCATTGCCGAAACCGTGTCGGTCATGCGCGATACGCTGCTGGGCGAAGACCCGCGCAACATCGAATACCTTTGGGAGCGGCTGTATATCAACACCTACAAACTGGAAGGTCGTAGTGCGGGCATTGCCCTCAGCGGCATCGATCTGGCTTTGTGGGATATTCTCGGCAAGGTAGCCAATCTGCCTGTACACAATCTTATGGGCGGAGCCTACCGAAGCGTAGTGCCAGTTTATTCAACGCTGTTTCGTGAATCTTCGCCCGAAAACATGGCTCGCCGGGCGCAGGCTGCCGTAGCGTCGGGGTTTACAACGCTGAAACTCCAGGTTGCCACGCGCTGGGGCTTCGACGCTAAACCCGATACCTCGATTGCCGTTATCGAAGCCGTGCGGAAAGCCGTTGGCGATCAGATTGATCTGGTGGTCGATGCCAACTCGGGCTGGAGCGTACCCACGGCCATTCGGCGGTGCCGCGACATGGAACCTTACCGCATCTCATGGCTCGAACAGCCTACACCCGAACGCGACTTAGCCGCCGTGGCCGAAATCTGCCGCGCTACCGATATTCCGATGGGATTCGGCGAAGAAGAATGGTCGGTCTGGCGGTTTAAAGACGCGCTGGTGGCCGGTGCTGCCGATATTCTCCAGCCCGACCCAATCAAATCGTCGGGGCTGACGGGCTGCAAAAAAGTGGCGGTGCTGGCCGAAGCTTTCAGTAAAACCCTGACGCCCCATAACACCAGCCGACACCTCGGCATGGCCGCTACGCTTCACCTGATTGCGGCCTCGCCCAATGCCCGCAGCCCACACGAATGCACGATTCTGCCCGATGAAGCCGCTGCCAAACCAATGGATCAGAACGCCAGCCGCAAAACAACCGAAGCCTCGTTTGCCCCCCGCGCATCCGACGCCGAAGACGTGCTGCGACGGGAGTTGCTGACAGAGCCTTTTGTGGTCAGAAACAGCGCATTAACCGTACCAACCGGGTCGGGCTTAGGGGTTAAGCTCAACGTAAACGTGGTAAAGAAATACGCCAGTGGCCCGGTCGATATTACCGAACAAATGTGA